ATTGTATAAGTGATGTGGTGAATGGTTTGAGCTATTGTAGGCGTTGCGGTTCTGAAGAAATAGTTAAGCGGGGGAAGGCTCTAAACGCTTTGAAGACTACTTGGAAGCAACGGTATTTCTGTAAAAAATGTGGTTTCAAGTTCATTGATAAAAAACCTAATCTTTGTGTTGATTATGAGCCACCAAAGTTCGAGTACAAATCCAAAGAAATAGCACCTATTGACTGGTCGAGCTACAATGAGGCACAGCTTAATGAGAAACCGATGTTTCTCAAGATTCTGAATGATGTTCTGGAACTATTTATATTTGAGCAAGCAAAGAGCAACGGCAGACCGCTATTCAATGCAAAAGACATTTTGATTGCAATATTGGTCAAAATTTACAACAAAAACTCTGCAAGAAGAACAATATCGGATTTGAAACTTCTGAAAGAACTCGGCTACATAGAGCACATCCCGTGCTATGTAACGTTGATGAACCACTTCAACAATCTGAATTTCAAGCCGATTCTTGAGAAAATGATTGAGCTTACAGCACTGCCTTTGAAAGAGGTTGAAACTGATTTTGCCGCAGATTCGACAGGCTTTTCTACTTCTCAATTTGGCAGGTGGTTTGATGAGAAGTGGGGCGAGGAAAAAGAAAAGCGAATTTATAGGAAAGCCCACGTAATGACTGGCACTCTCACAAATGTTGTCACTTCTTGCATTATCACAAAGCAGGAGGGCAAAGGCACTGGAGATTCAACACAGTTCAAGCCTCTACTAAACAAGACCGCGCTTAATTTCAAAATGAAAGAGGTATCAGCAGATATGGCTTATCTTTCACGAGAAAATATCGAGGCAGTAATCAAAACTGGCGCTCTACCATTCATTCCTTTTAAGTCAAACGTAACAGGCACTGGAAATGGCTTGATTTGGCATACTCTTTGGAAATTCTTCAAAGACCGCCCACAGGAGTTTTACGAGTGTTATCATAAACGCTCTAATGTGGAATCTACTTTCAATATGATAAAACAAAAGTTCAGTGGCTTCCTAATGACAAGAACCTATACAGCCAACACCAACGAGATTCTTGCCAAAGTTGTCGCTCATAACATTTGTTGCCTAATCTCAGCTTATTTCGAGCTAAGGCTCGAAAGGGCTTTTTTAACAAAAGCCCAAGAAACAACCAAAATTTCGATATTACTCTAACTTTTTAAACAAGCCCGGGCGGGCCTTTCACCCGCCAGAAATCGGTATTTTTTCCGAATTTTTGGGGCGGGGATTATTCGGATTTCATGCGCCCGTCTGGCATTTCTTTTTCAGGTAGTCGCCGTAAATCTTTTCGCACAAGGCCTTGTCGTTTTTCGCATTCGCTATCTCGTAATAGCACTGGTCTTTTGCCGCCAAAGCGTTTTCAATCTTTTCGCAAACGCCCGGGTCGAGGAGTTCCACTGCGATGTTTCCGTAGCATGCGTTGCGGATGGTGTCGGTCACAATCCGGCCGCACAGTTCCTGGTCTTTCAGTATGCCTGCCACATTGCCGTAACAATCGTCCCTGACATTGACTGTCTCGATTCCGGAACAGGCCTGTCCGTTTTTCTCGGTTTCCGCCGCCACGCTGATGCAGGACTCGGTTTCGGTTTTAACGCTGAATTTTTGGCATTCGGCAAGCTTTTGGTCAAGCGTGCTTTGCATTCCGCCGGCGGGATTTACCGTGGTGCCGCCCGAGTCGGCTGTGCTTCCGCTGGTGGTGGGGGTTTGAGGGGGTGAATTGCTTTCATTGCCCTGCTGGCTGCAGCCCGCGGCAAAAACTGTCAAGGCGAAAAGCAAAACCATACAAGCTAAAATTTTGGTTTTCATAAATCAGATTTAAGGAAGAACTTTTTTAAATCCCTTTCCGCATTGTTTGTGTCGGCTTATGCCAGCGCAAACACATGCAAACGATTTTCTTGTCGGCTTGGTCAAACTGCTCCGGCCGCTTGAATGGAGCAAGGGCTTCGGCAACATGGCCGTTGCGGCAATCATTGCAAGCTATGCTTTCGGCGTCCAGCCAAGCATTCCGCTTTTTCTCGCCGGCTTTCTGGCGGTTTCGATGCTTTGGTCGGGCCTCTATGCATTGAACGACTGGACCGACCGGGAGGCGGACAAACTGCATCCCGTCAAGAAAAACAGGCCTATTCCTTCGGGCGCAATTCCGGCTGGCTTTGCATTGGGCCTTGCGGTCGTTTTGATTTTGTCCGCGCTGGCGATCGGCTTTTCCCTGGGAATGCTTTTTTTCATCTGCCTGCTTGCAATGCTGTTGAACCAGCTGCTCTACACCCTTGAACCGTTTTCGTTCAAGAAGCGCGCGGTAGTAGATTTGATTTCAGGTTCCGCAATCAACCCGGTTTTCAGGTTTTATGCCGGCTGGGTCCTCCTGGTTCCGGCATTCAATGCGCCTTTGCCGGCATTGCTTTTTGTTGTCGGCGTGCAGTTCGGCGGGTTCACCCTGTACAGGCTGACTTCGCATTCCGTCGAGGAAAAGCTCGGCTATAAAAGCTCGGCAACTGTTTTCGGCGAAGGCAAAGTGAAGGCATTGGCATACCTTGCGATTGTTTCGAGCGGCGCTTCGTATTTTTTGATGGCGCTGAATGGCGGCGGCTTTCTGGATTTTTGGAACGTTGCAGGCGCGGCCAATGATTTGGGCTTTTTGCCGTTCAAATTCTTCTGGCTCGGCGTTCTTTCGCTGCTTGCCCTGCCATTGTATGCGAACGTTCTGCTTAACCCGAAAAAGGCGGACATAAGCAAGGTTTATGTTCTTGTTTACCTGAATTATATCGTGTTTGTCGGCGGCATGATTGTGCTGTTTTTCTGGCAATGAATTTCGTTTTCAATGAATTTTGTTCCGGATGGTGTTTTTGTTTTGGCCCGCAAGCCGGTTGTTTCCGTCATAATCCCGACGCTGAACGAGGCGAAGTTCATCGAGCGGTGCATTTCTTCTTTTCAAACCCAGTCGGTTCCAAGACATGATTTTGAAATAATCGTGAGCGACAGCTCAAGCAACGACAATACCGCTGAAATTGCCCGCAAAATTGCCGACAGGGTTGTCGTCTGCGAAAGGATGAGCGCAACTCACGGCAGGAACGAGGGCGCAAAGCTTGCAAGCGGAAAATTCCTTGTTTTTGTCGACGCCGACACGGTTGTCGGAAAGCATTTCATTGAAGGCGTGGTTTGGGCGCTTGAAAAAGGAATTGCCGCGACCGGCCCGATTTTCGCGCTTGAAAAGGATTCATTGCGCATGAGGCTTTTTCTCCAGTACTGGAGTTTTCAGTCGCTTGTTTCCACTGCAATCGGCTTCCCGATTTTTCCCGGCTTCAATTTTGCCGTGCGCAGAAACGTGTTTGAAAAGGCCGGCGGCTTCCAGGAGAAAAGGACGGGCGAGGACATTGACCTTTCATTGCGCCTTGCAAGGCTTGGAAAAACCGTTTTCAGCGAAAACATGGTTGTGTTCACTTCCACGCGCAGGCTGAAGGAACAGGGCATAATCAAGTATGCGTTCAACGGTTTCACTTACATTTTTTTCGGGAAAAGCGTGCCATGGCACGAATACAGGAAGGATTTTGTCCCGCGGGGTGAGCGCAGATGAAAGTGCTTTTCGTGGTTTCGACTGCAAAGGACAGCGGCATTTTCACTTCCGCTAACGCCCTGGCGGAAAAACTGCGTGAAAAAGGCGTCGAGGTTGAAATCGACAACCTTCTTGGCAATGGCTATGACCTGGTGCATTTCCACAATCCTCTGCCGACAACGTTTTTTGCGGCACGCATCAAGTTCCTGAACCTGCCGTTCGTCTGCACGACAAACATGACAATAACCGAGCTGGACGGCCTCGTTCCAAACTATCTGTTCGGCCTGTCAAACCAGTATCTGCAGTTTTATTACTCGCACTGCGACAGGATAATCTGCACTTCGAGAAAAATCGAGGCGTTGCTCGGAGTTGAAGGATTTGCGTCCAAAACGGTTTTCATGCCGCTCGGCATCGACAACTCCTTTTTCCGGCCGAAACCTGAACTGGGCGGAATTTTCCGGCAGCGTTTCGGCCTGAAGCGAAAGGTTGTTTTGGCGGTTGCGTCCGCGCAGAAGCGCAAGGGCATTTTTGATTTTGTCGAAGTTTCAAAGGCGTTGCCGCAGTACGATTTTGTCTGGGTCGGGGGAATCCCGCAATTGCAGACGCTTGAAAAAAGGGCGGAGCTTGAAAAAATCGTGGCGGAAAAATATGACAACCTGGTTTTCACGGGCTATC
The sequence above is drawn from the Candidatus Diapherotrites archaeon genome and encodes:
- a CDS encoding transposase, whose protein sequence is MSYCRRCGSEEIVKRGKALNALKTTWKQRYFCKKCGFKFIDKKPNLCVDYEPPKFEYKSKEIAPIDWSSYNEAQLNEKPMFLKILNDVLELFIFEQAKSNGRPLFNAKDILIAILVKIYNKNSARRTISDLKLLKELGYIEHIPCYVTLMNHFNNLNFKPILEKMIELTALPLKEVETDFAADSTGFSTSQFGRWFDEKWGEEKEKRIYRKAHVMTGTLTNVVTSCIITKQEGKGTGDSTQFKPLLNKTALNFKMKEVSADMAYLSRENIEAVIKTGALPFIPFKSNVTGTGNGLIWHTLWKFFKDRPQEFYECYHKRSNVESTFNMIKQKFSGFLMTRTYTANTNEILAKVVAHNICCLISAYFELRLERAFLTKAQETTKISILL
- a CDS encoding UbiA family prenyltransferase, whose protein sequence is MPAQTHANDFLVGLVKLLRPLEWSKGFGNMAVAAIIASYAFGVQPSIPLFLAGFLAVSMLWSGLYALNDWTDREADKLHPVKKNRPIPSGAIPAGFALGLAVVLILSALAIGFSLGMLFFICLLAMLLNQLLYTLEPFSFKKRAVVDLISGSAINPVFRFYAGWVLLVPAFNAPLPALLFVVGVQFGGFTLYRLTSHSVEEKLGYKSSATVFGEGKVKALAYLAIVSSGASYFLMALNGGGFLDFWNVAGAANDLGFLPFKFFWLGVLSLLALPLYANVLLNPKKADISKVYVLVYLNYIVFVGGMIVLFFWQ
- a CDS encoding glycosyltransferase, with protein sequence MARKPVVSVIIPTLNEAKFIERCISSFQTQSVPRHDFEIIVSDSSSNDNTAEIARKIADRVVVCERMSATHGRNEGAKLASGKFLVFVDADTVVGKHFIEGVVWALEKGIAATGPIFALEKDSLRMRLFLQYWSFQSLVSTAIGFPIFPGFNFAVRRNVFEKAGGFQEKRTGEDIDLSLRLARLGKTVFSENMVVFTSTRRLKEQGIIKYAFNGFTYIFFGKSVPWHEYRKDFVPRGERR
- a CDS encoding glycosyltransferase family 4 protein; this translates as MKVLFVVSTAKDSGIFTSANALAEKLREKGVEVEIDNLLGNGYDLVHFHNPLPTTFFAARIKFLNLPFVCTTNMTITELDGLVPNYLFGLSNQYLQFYYSHCDRIICTSRKIEALLGVEGFASKTVFMPLGIDNSFFRPKPELGGIFRQRFGLKRKVVLAVASAQKRKGIFDFVEVSKALPQYDFVWVGGIPQLQTLEKRAELEKIVAEKYDNLVFTGYLSLDELLQAYNACDVFVSPTYAETFGLNIVEAASCGKPAIVRDLPDLDNFDPFALKFSDNEGFARQVCAVMEDESLRNGLSEKSLKESAKFSLEANSQKILEIYERLVQGKN